From a single Lolium rigidum isolate FL_2022 chromosome 7, APGP_CSIRO_Lrig_0.1, whole genome shotgun sequence genomic region:
- the LOC124674455 gene encoding probable protein phosphatase methylesterase 1, with amino-acid sequence MDPAPLSTLREDGEPDESSPSPSAVSAAAVPPRPATHHSLHKYATLDWSAYFDEERAVAIPDTDDVFNVYMAGSEGPVVFCLHGGGYSGLSFALAANQIKGKARVVAMDLRGHGRSTTSDDLDLSIETLTNDVIAAIQTLYGESPPAIILVGHSMGGSVAVHVAARKAFRNLHGLVVVDVVEGTAMASLIHMQKILLNRAQHFPSIEKAIEWSVKGGPLRNIDSARVSIPSTLKFDESKECFTYRTPLEKTEKYWKGWYEGLSDKFLSCPVQKILLLAGTDRLDRALTIGQMQGKFQMVVVRHTGHAIQEDVPEEFASHILNFISRNKIGPNGVEIPGLIKKWQN; translated from the exons ATGGATCCGGCGCCGCTCTCCACGCTGCGGGAGGACGGGGAACCCGACGAATCCTCCCCTTCCCCCTccgccgtctccgccgccgccgtgcctcctCGTCCCGCGACGCA CCACTCTCTCCACAAGTACGCGACGCTGGACTGGTCGGCCTACttcgacgaggagcgcgccgtcgCCATCCCCGACACCGACGAC GTTTTCAATGTGTACATGGCCGGATCGGAAGGGCCCGTTGTGTTCTGCCTGCACGGTGGCGGCTACTCGGG GCTTTCATTTGCGCTAGCAGCTAATCAGATAAAGGGAAAAGCTCGTGTTGTTGCCATGGATTTGCGGGGACATGGGAGATCTACCACAAGTGATGATTTGGATTTGTCCATTGAA ACTCTTACCAATGATGTAATAGCTGCTATACAGACATTGTACGGAGAGTCACCGCCAGCCATTATACTTGTTGGTCATAG caTGGGAGGTTCAGTGGCTGTACATGTGGCTGCAAGAAAGGCATTCCGCAATCTTCATGGTCTTGTTGTCGTTGATGTAGTTGAG GGAACAGCAATGGCTTCATTGATTCATATGCAGAAAATTTTATTAAATCGAGCACAGCACTTCCCAAGCATTGAAAAAGCA ATAGAATGGAGCGTCAAAGGTGGGCCGCTGCGGAACATTGATTCTGCACGTGTTTCTATTCCATCTACCTTGAAGTTTGATGAATCAAAGGAATG CTTTACATACCGTACCCCTCTGGAGAAAACAGAGAAGTACTGGAAAGGATG GTACGAAGGTCTTTCGGACAAGTTCTTATCTTGTCCTGTACAAAAGATCCTATTATTAGCGGGCACTGATAGATTGGACAG GGCTTTAACAATTGGTCAAATGCAAGGGAAGTTTCAAATGGTAGTAGTTCGACACACTGGACATGCCATACAG GAAGATGTACCTGAAGAATTTGCATCACACATATTGAATTTCATATCTCGCAACAAAATAGGGCCTAATGGTGTTGAG ATACCCGGCCTTATTAAAAAATGGCAGAATTAG
- the LOC124669243 gene encoding uncharacterized protein LOC124669243 — protein sequence MLLITLFTNIIGVVTIALVSIVSILGIICLSRSVHFQLWIKTRGYQRLSYFNGPWLTRITLIVVAFWWGIGEVLRLTFVNGEGMFTSDRTWQANVCKFYIISNLGFAEPGLFLLLAFLLSAALQKQELGTLNHKWNRKTIRAMLIICFPSLLWEACVVFIGPRVASDDGQTSNLAKYWYSASADHQGNVACTYPLLSSIFLGAFYIILIIYVMFVGGQMLSLVINKGLRRRIYMLIFATAILLPRAALLGLSIVPWPGEIAHESLVFVSFLVLMFAAMVGIVILVYFPVADTLGAQEHVEMQARQAIML from the coding sequence ATGCTCTTGATCACACTTTTCACCAATATCATTGGTGTGGTGACCATTGCTCTTGTATCCATAGTTTCCATCTTGGGCATAATCTGTCTAAGCCGATCAGTGCATTTTCAACTTTGGATCAAAACGAGAGGCTACCAACGTCTTAGCTATTTCAATGGGCCATGGCTTACACGAATAACACTAATAGTGGTTGCATTCTGGTGGGGTATCGGAGAAGTACTTCGGCTCACTTTTGTGAATGGAGAAGGAATGTTTACTTCTGACCGTACATGGCAAGCTAATGTCTGCAAATTCTACATCATCTCAAATTTGGGATTTGCGGAGCCAGGATTATTCTTGTTGCTCGCTTTCCTTCTCAGTGCAGCTTTGCAGAAGCAAGAGCTTGGAACCTTAAACCACAAATGGAATCGGAAGACTATACGTGCCATGCTTATTATCTGCTTCCCTTCACTTCTTTGGGAAGCTTGTGTTGTTTTTATTGGTCCTCGTGTTGCTTCAGATGATGGGCAGAcatcaaatcttgcaaagtacTGGTATTCAGCCTCAGCCGACCACCAGGGCAATGTTGCATGCACATACCCGTTGCTCAGCAGCATATTTCTTGGGGCATTCTACATCATCTTAATCATTTATGTGATGTTTGTTGGAGGTCAGATGTTATCATTGGTGATCAACAAGGGGCTTCGACGAAGGATATATATGCTAATATTTGCTACCGCAATATTACTTCCTCGAGCCGCACTACTTGGGCTCTCTATTGTTCCATGGCCAGGTGAAATAGCCCATGAATCTCTTGTGTTCGTCTCCTTTCTGGTGTTGATGTTTGCTGCCATGGTCGGTATTGTGATTCTGGTATATTTCCCGGTTGCTGATACCTTAGGAGCTCAAGAGCATGTTGAGATGCAAGCAAGACAGGCAATTATGTTATGA